From the Candidatus Bathyarchaeia archaeon genome, one window contains:
- a CDS encoding class I SAM-dependent methyltransferase yields MKLFLASENPVTLDRPPIFPEGASEQDIESSASLFIFKHDRNLALRLISVIDKQLAGRERLIDLGVGYGFIAKSLKETLGFQEALGVDEDEKRLEVARSRGIIAYQLDLEKDPLPFPAQTADLATSFGLLNYFKSYDSLLSETNRVLRLGGIFALSVPNLGWWVNRVSLGLGYQPPNIGVSMKYTVGMPNFYPRQTPTKYVHTVTLRALKELLEKYGFKTIKVFGGREPSYDDIRNRIARGFVKTTDRILSKSVGLSVRLFIVSKKIGPNRTEPVNP; encoded by the coding sequence ATGAAATTATTCCTTGCCAGCGAAAATCCCGTGACGTTGGATCGCCCTCCCATATTTCCCGAGGGCGCATCCGAGCAAGATATCGAATCTAGCGCTTCTCTCTTCATTTTCAAACATGATAGGAATCTCGCCCTGAGGCTAATATCAGTCATAGACAAACAACTCGCAGGACGAGAGCGATTAATCGATCTCGGAGTCGGATACGGCTTCATCGCCAAGTCACTGAAGGAAACACTCGGATTCCAGGAAGCGCTGGGTGTAGATGAGGATGAGAAACGGCTAGAAGTTGCCAGAAGCAGAGGAATCATAGCATACCAATTGGACCTAGAGAAGGATCCGCTACCGTTTCCGGCTCAGACAGCAGACCTAGCTACCAGCTTTGGACTCCTGAACTACTTCAAGTCTTACGATAGTCTGCTTAGCGAAACCAACAGGGTCCTGCGGCTTGGCGGAATCTTCGCCCTCTCTGTGCCAAATCTAGGATGGTGGGTTAACAGAGTGAGTCTCGGGCTGGGTTACCAGCCCCCGAACATTGGGGTGTCTATGAAATACACGGTCGGAATGCCAAATTTCTACCCGAGACAGACGCCAACGAAATACGTCCACACGGTAACATTAAGGGCACTCAAGGAGCTTCTCGAGAAATACGGTTTCAAGACAATCAAGGTCTTCGGCGGAAGGGAACCTAGTTACGATGACATAAGGAATCGAATCGCAAGAGGATTTGTCAAGACAACAGACCGTATCCTCTCAAAGAGCGTCGGCTTATCCGTCCGACTCTTCATTGTCTCGAAGAAGATCGGGCCAAATAGAACAGAACCAGTCAATCCCTGA
- a CDS encoding winged helix-turn-helix transcriptional regulator: MERAKAQAAEVVQIEDSKRVRILQFIKANPGTHLRKIKRELNLAMGVIQYHLYRLERERIIVSARHGLYKRYYADQGPRIEERAIVNILFQETERDLILYLLENPWATQKELSQFARISPSSTNWHMKRLSQAGFVEARKEGAFVFYKVKGDPGMIIALLKSYHPRIWDKWAERLADLIT, encoded by the coding sequence GTGGAGCGTGCCAAGGCGCAAGCTGCCGAGGTAGTACAGATTGAGGACTCCAAAAGGGTCCGCATACTGCAGTTCATCAAAGCGAACCCCGGCACCCACCTCAGAAAGATCAAACGAGAACTCAACCTCGCGATGGGTGTCATTCAGTACCATCTGTACAGACTAGAAAGAGAACGTATCATTGTGTCGGCTCGCCATGGACTCTACAAACGCTACTATGCGGACCAAGGCCCTAGAATCGAAGAACGCGCCATCGTGAACATCCTCTTCCAAGAGACAGAGAGAGACCTGATACTCTATCTTCTGGAGAACCCGTGGGCGACTCAGAAGGAGCTCTCCCAGTTCGCCAGAATCTCGCCGAGCTCAACTAATTGGCATATGAAGAGACTATCCCAGGCGGGCTTCGTGGAGGCCCGAAAAGAAGGCGCGTTCGTGTTCTACAAGGTAAAGGGAGACCCGGGGATGATTATTGCACTTCTCAAGAGCTATCATCCAAGAATCTGGGATAAGTGGGCTGAGAGGTTGGCCGACCTCATTACATAA
- a CDS encoding VOC family protein, with protein MEGMFKRSITSLASRANMEAATTTTRPQPKLHTLVHFEIPASDPGTISKFYEQLFDWKFSKWGEQDYWLIAHKDAPANETMGGLFKRNAPTEQFLNYISVKSVDESAAKATSLGAQVVTPKQEIPTIGYFAVLKDPDGNVFALFQSTGGM; from the coding sequence ATGGAGGGCATGTTTAAGAGAAGCATCACCTCTCTCGCCAGTCGAGCAAATATGGAAGCAGCAACAACCACAACTCGGCCTCAACCAAAACTCCACACCCTAGTTCATTTCGAAATACCCGCCAGCGACCCCGGCACGATAAGTAAGTTCTACGAGCAACTGTTCGACTGGAAATTCTCCAAATGGGGAGAACAAGACTACTGGCTAATAGCCCACAAAGACGCCCCGGCAAACGAGACAATGGGCGGACTCTTCAAGCGCAACGCCCCAACCGAGCAATTCCTCAACTACATCTCAGTCAAATCTGTAGACGAATCCGCGGCCAAAGCCACGAGCCTAGGCGCCCAAGTGGTCACACCAAAACAAGAAATCCCAACAATTGGATACTTCGCAGTTCTGAAAGACCCGGACGGAAACGTCTTCGCCCTATTTCAGTCCACAGGCGGAATGTAA
- a CDS encoding TfoX/Sxy family protein, translating to MPEDARVTIRPIFGNISSFVNGNMFAGLFGNDIFVRLSEEDRQELLEQKGAAYLEPMRGKPMKEYVVIPKPWMNEPATIRLWLSRSLDSTSKLPPKKAKK from the coding sequence TTGCCAGAAGATGCTCGTGTCACGATTCGGCCGATATTCGGGAACATTTCCTCGTTTGTAAACGGAAACATGTTCGCGGGACTGTTTGGAAACGACATATTCGTCAGACTATCAGAGGAAGACCGTCAAGAACTTCTCGAACAGAAGGGAGCCGCATACCTTGAGCCTATGAGAGGAAAACCGATGAAGGAGTATGTAGTCATCCCCAAGCCCTGGATGAATGAGCCAGCGACCATTCGTCTGTGGTTGTCCCGATCGTTAGATTCTACCAGCAAGCTGCCACCGAAAAAAGCAAAGAAATAA
- a CDS encoding peroxiredoxin → MLAVGDSAPNFRLPTSNGSYVSLTDFLGEKNMVVYFYPKDFTSGCTAEACSFRDSYEAFKDLGAEVIGISSDSQNSHRDFAQHHHLPFILLSDVDGSVRKAYGVKKTLGLFAGRVSFVIDKKGIIRHIFSSQTRATAHVGEALNILKSIE, encoded by the coding sequence TTGCTCGCTGTTGGTGATAGCGCACCAAATTTCCGCCTACCTACCAGCAATGGTAGTTACGTTTCTTTGACGGATTTTCTCGGAGAGAAGAACATGGTCGTCTATTTCTATCCGAAAGACTTCACGAGCGGCTGTACGGCCGAGGCTTGCAGCTTCCGAGACTCCTACGAAGCATTCAAGGATCTGGGTGCGGAAGTGATTGGCATAAGCTCCGACAGCCAAAACTCTCATCGAGATTTCGCTCAGCATCATCATCTGCCTTTCATCTTGCTTAGTGATGTGGACGGTTCGGTGAGGAAGGCCTACGGGGTCAAGAAAACACTCGGTCTGTTTGCTGGCCGCGTAAGCTTTGTAATCGATAAGAAAGGAATCATCAGACATATCTTCTCGTCTCAGACCCGCGCGACAGCGCACGTTGGAGAGGCGCTGAACATATTGAAATCGATCGAATAG
- a CDS encoding TMEM175 family protein → MAIVSEKLGISGIAQAGLTKTRIEALTDGIFATVMTVLVLGLNLPLAGLSESGVEGEIVNLFPHILAYVFSFVVLGVYWIGHHNQFHYVKRTDRVFLWVNILFLLTIGFVPFSTSLLGLYPFSPTAVRIYGVNLTATGLALYAVWWYATSQHRLVEKDLDSHIVGLAQRRTLIGPVVSIVGIGFSFLDTRISLVLYLLLIPFFIRPSHIDIHFRGGSHD, encoded by the coding sequence ATGGCAATCGTCTCAGAGAAATTGGGCATTTCAGGGATAGCACAAGCGGGCCTGACGAAAACCCGTATTGAGGCACTGACAGACGGGATATTTGCCACAGTGATGACGGTTCTAGTTTTAGGACTCAATCTTCCTTTGGCGGGTCTGTCCGAGTCGGGAGTTGAGGGTGAGATCGTGAATCTCTTTCCACATATTCTCGCGTACGTTTTCAGTTTTGTCGTTTTGGGCGTGTATTGGATAGGCCATCACAATCAGTTTCATTACGTCAAACGGACTGACCGGGTTTTCTTGTGGGTCAACATTCTCTTCCTTCTAACCATCGGTTTCGTGCCCTTTTCGACATCGTTACTCGGGCTGTACCCTTTCTCGCCTACTGCGGTCCGAATCTATGGCGTAAATCTCACGGCAACGGGGCTGGCGCTCTATGCTGTATGGTGGTATGCGACCAGCCAGCATCGTCTAGTCGAGAAAGATCTCGACTCTCACATCGTAGGTCTAGCTCAAAGGCGAACTCTGATTGGGCCAGTGGTCTCTATTGTTGGAATTGGCTTCTCCTTTCTTGACACTCGAATAAGTCTAGTACTCTACCTGCTTCTCATTCCGTTCTTTATCCGACCAAGCCACATCGACATTCATTTCAGAGGAGGCTCCCACGACTAG
- a CDS encoding ester cyclase, with protein sequence MISNEKMLVRRFYEEIINETRFDKLDEILTTDMILHDPLLPTSEVHGMESFKNTLEVFRLAFPDLHITIEDQMQEDERVVTRFAIQGTHGGDLMGIPATGRKFKISGISIIRFSHGKAVEEWIEEDGLASCDSLRL encoded by the coding sequence ATGATCTCCAATGAGAAAATGCTGGTCCGACGATTCTATGAAGAGATAATCAACGAAACAAGATTCGACAAGCTGGACGAGATCCTAACTACAGATATGATCTTGCATGACCCTCTACTCCCGACCAGCGAGGTCCACGGTATGGAGAGTTTCAAAAATACCCTGGAGGTATTTCGATTGGCCTTTCCAGACTTGCACATCACTATCGAAGATCAGATGCAGGAGGATGAACGAGTAGTCACTCGTTTTGCCATACAAGGCACCCATGGAGGCGACCTGATGGGCATTCCAGCAACGGGTAGGAAGTTCAAGATCTCGGGAATCAGCATCATACGCTTCAGCCATGGTAAAGCTGTTGAGGAATGGATCGAGGAAGATGGCTTGGCCTCATGCGACAGCTTGAGATTGTGA
- a CDS encoding ABC transporter ATP-binding protein, with the protein MASRDVPSMVEAQAVWKVYQTGSLKVEALRGLDLKVRKGEMVAVMGPSGCGKTTLLNCLSGLDDITKGKVSIEGVDLATMSDDQKSGFRARRMGFIFQAYNLLPVLNAQENVELPLLLAGVSESNAHREASSALKMVGLEEWRLHKPSELSGGQQQRVTIARALVNKPAIVWGDEPTGNLDSENSAEVVKLLRSLNRDYGLTFVIVTHDPQIAKETDRIVSMRNGQIEKETATGTTS; encoded by the coding sequence TTGGCTAGCCGTGACGTTCCTTCCATGGTTGAAGCCCAAGCTGTCTGGAAGGTCTACCAGACAGGTTCGTTGAAGGTTGAGGCTCTTCGGGGTCTTGACCTTAAGGTTCGAAAGGGCGAAATGGTTGCTGTAATGGGTCCCTCGGGCTGTGGTAAGACCACACTTCTCAACTGCCTCTCGGGACTCGACGACATCACCAAGGGCAAAGTCTCTATCGAGGGCGTTGACCTTGCGACTATGTCTGATGATCAAAAGTCAGGGTTTAGGGCTCGAAGGATGGGGTTCATCTTTCAAGCGTACAATCTTCTCCCTGTGCTAAACGCTCAGGAGAATGTCGAGCTTCCGTTGCTCCTCGCCGGGGTTTCAGAGTCCAATGCTCACAGAGAGGCCTCGAGTGCCTTGAAAATGGTTGGGCTAGAAGAGTGGCGGCTTCACAAGCCTAGCGAGCTTAGCGGTGGGCAACAGCAACGCGTAACCATTGCTCGTGCGCTAGTTAACAAGCCTGCGATAGTGTGGGGAGATGAGCCAACGGGGAATTTGGACTCGGAAAATTCCGCTGAGGTCGTCAAATTGTTGAGGAGTTTGAACCGGGACTATGGACTGACCTTCGTGATAGTTACACACGATCCTCAAATCGCCAAGGAGACTGACAGAATAGTCTCAATGAGGAACGGGCAGATAGAGAAAGAAACTGCAACTGGAACAACGTCCTGA